In Staphylococcus lloydii, the following proteins share a genomic window:
- a CDS encoding two-component system regulatory protein YycI, which translates to MNWKRAKTLFIFVFILVNISLIIIYIDKVNKSHINESDSDNKVNFKQEEIAIPHNLQSAKGVKMQLITARTKDFTNYAKNKKDVESASNGDVAKSDLDHHISINKDSFTHLKNYIKNNVYKGDSYAMSNVTDDKVTLEQTYNAFPIMNNSKAQLTFDLNKSKQATKYKQTAMESIKPSKGENNEKKQVISARSAIEALYYNRYLKRKDEVTQVRLGYYTVVKEPNVQVLEGNWEIKVKHKGQDKTKTYYVEAVSQSPKIIEE; encoded by the coding sequence ATGAACTGGAAACGCGCAAAAACATTATTTATCTTCGTATTTATTCTAGTAAATATTAGCTTAATCATAATTTATATCGATAAAGTTAATAAATCCCACATTAATGAAAGTGATAGCGACAACAAAGTTAATTTTAAACAAGAAGAAATCGCTATACCGCACAATCTTCAAAGTGCGAAAGGCGTTAAAATGCAACTTATAACCGCGCGCACAAAAGATTTCACAAACTACGCGAAAAATAAAAAAGACGTAGAAAGTGCGTCAAATGGTGATGTCGCTAAGTCCGACTTAGACCACCATATCAGTATCAACAAAGACAGTTTCACGCACTTGAAAAATTATATTAAAAATAACGTGTATAAAGGCGATAGTTATGCGATGAGCAATGTAACAGATGACAAAGTTACCCTTGAACAAACGTATAATGCTTTCCCTATTATGAATAATAGTAAAGCTCAGCTGACGTTTGATTTAAACAAGAGTAAACAAGCAACAAAATATAAACAAACAGCTATGGAATCTATCAAACCTTCCAAAGGCGAAAATAACGAAAAGAAACAAGTCATCAGTGCAAGATCAGCCATCGAAGCATTATACTATAACCGTTATTTGAAACGTAAAGATGAAGTAACTCAAGTGAGACTCGGCTATTACACGGTCGTAAAAGAACCTAATGTCCAAGTTTTAGAAGGTAACTGGGAAATTAAAGTGAAACATAAAGGGCAAGACAAAACAAAAACATATTACGTCGAAGCGGTTAGCCAAAGCCCTAAAATCATAGAAGAATAA
- the isaB gene encoding immunodominant staphylococcal antigen IsaB family protein → MNKLSKISIATGLVVTTLFSTTVGSQLLHNEIHAATKPYYHYTGTIGKHSNFILDKNFINAVKANNVTMNGYHIYADTPSAEKYQKLAKEKKVYDQKINTFEKHKAIQVTFPVAKKSVSEKALVKHYGNGKVVKLKNGSSQIDYSLKGNNIRFIVKDGYVTQTQLGTHIGTN, encoded by the coding sequence ATGAATAAACTATCAAAAATTAGCATTGCGACAGGATTAGTAGTAACGACACTTTTTAGTACAACAGTAGGTTCACAATTACTACACAATGAAATTCACGCAGCAACAAAACCTTACTATCATTACACAGGCACAATAGGTAAGCACAGTAATTTCATTTTAGATAAAAATTTCATTAACGCAGTAAAAGCAAACAACGTCACAATGAATGGTTATCACATTTATGCTGATACACCTAGTGCCGAAAAATATCAAAAATTAGCAAAAGAAAAAAAGGTATATGATCAAAAAATCAATACTTTTGAAAAACATAAAGCAATACAAGTAACATTCCCGGTAGCGAAAAAATCAGTTTCTGAAAAAGCTTTAGTTAAACATTACGGTAACGGTAAAGTTGTAAAATTAAAAAATGGCAGTAGTCAAATCGACTATTCATTAAAAGGTAATAATATACGTTTTATCGTTAAAGATGGATATGTAACTCAAACGCAATTAGGTACACATATAGGTACGAATTAA
- the xylB gene encoding xylulokinase, whose protein sequence is MENVVLGIDLGTSSIKTIAVNQQGVVIATVSEPLALIQNFPGYNEQDPEAWFEATKKTIIAIVQDSAMKDKRIAGISFSGQMHGLVPLDKSRNLIRNAILWNDTRTTEQCEQLAKRYGDTLLKNPILEGFTLPKLLWLKQHEPANWNKLDIFVLPKDYVRYRLTGELHMEYSDAAGTLLLDPDTNEWAKDIANDLELGDIFPPLVASHCRVGVVSDALLTELGLAEEIAVFAGGADNACGALGAGVINEDQTLCSIGTSGVILAPENNEGLNYGHNIHYFKHALPHTAYAMGVTLSAGYSLNWFKETVFPETSFEDMIEEASKTNIGANGLIFAPYIQGERTPHGDATVRGSFIGLSGSTTSDQMARATIEGITYALYEAIVFMRQAGKSIDHIISIGGGAKSEFWLQLQADVFNTKVSKLNYEDGPSMGAAILAAVGLGWFESFEDCVKQFISTSTTYTPNEDNHQRYTKYFEIYRQVYAQTKDLSRQLLAIEQN, encoded by the coding sequence ATGGAAAACGTCGTATTAGGTATCGATTTAGGTACAAGTTCAATTAAAACAATAGCCGTTAATCAACAAGGCGTAGTTATTGCTACAGTAAGTGAACCATTAGCACTTATACAAAATTTCCCGGGATATAATGAACAAGATCCAGAGGCATGGTTTGAAGCTACTAAAAAAACGATCATAGCAATTGTGCAAGATTCAGCGATGAAGGATAAAAGAATAGCAGGCATATCATTTTCAGGACAAATGCATGGTCTTGTACCACTCGATAAATCGCGCAATCTCATACGTAATGCCATTTTATGGAATGACACACGTACAACAGAACAATGTGAACAACTAGCAAAACGTTACGGTGATACATTATTAAAAAACCCTATTTTAGAAGGATTTACTTTACCAAAATTATTATGGCTGAAACAACATGAACCCGCTAATTGGAACAAGTTAGATATATTTGTCTTACCTAAAGACTACGTAAGATACCGTTTAACCGGAGAGCTACATATGGAATATAGCGATGCAGCAGGAACGTTATTATTAGATCCTGATACAAACGAATGGGCAAAAGATATCGCGAACGACCTTGAACTCGGTGATATCTTTCCACCACTTGTAGCATCTCATTGTCGTGTCGGTGTAGTTTCTGATGCGTTATTGACCGAATTAGGTTTAGCAGAAGAAATAGCCGTCTTTGCAGGAGGCGCAGATAATGCTTGTGGAGCACTCGGTGCAGGTGTCATTAATGAAGACCAAACACTATGTAGTATCGGTACGTCAGGCGTCATTCTAGCACCAGAAAATAATGAAGGATTAAATTACGGTCACAATATCCATTATTTTAAACATGCTTTACCACACACTGCATACGCAATGGGCGTGACACTTAGTGCAGGATACAGTTTAAATTGGTTCAAAGAAACCGTGTTCCCAGAAACATCATTTGAAGACATGATTGAAGAGGCGTCAAAAACAAATATCGGTGCTAATGGATTAATTTTCGCACCTTATATACAAGGCGAACGTACACCACATGGCGATGCTACAGTTCGTGGTAGCTTTATCGGTTTAAGTGGTTCTACGACGTCTGATCAAATGGCACGGGCAACGATTGAAGGCATCACCTATGCACTATATGAAGCGATTGTCTTTATGCGTCAGGCAGGTAAATCAATCGATCATATCATTTCTATTGGTGGAGGCGCTAAAAGTGAATTTTGGCTACAACTCCAAGCAGACGTCTTTAATACCAAAGTAAGTAAATTAAATTATGAAGATGGCCCTAGCATGGGCGCGGCCATTTTAGCAGCAGTAGGATTAGGTTGGTTCGAATCATTTGAAGATTGCGTTAAGCAATTTATAAGTACCAGTACCACATATACGCCTAACGAAGATAATCATCAACGTTATACAAAGTATTTTGAAATTTATCGCCAAGTTTATGCACAAACTAAAGATTTA
- a CDS encoding VOC family protein has protein sequence MELKHLNLTVEEIAPTRDFLLDYFDFEMKTEQGSNPEVLVSPEGFILTLMQGKDVTYPKTFHIGFPQPDTSDVDRIHERIKADGFKVPSPKQTPHGYTFYVKTPGNFMIEVLSH, from the coding sequence GTGGAATTAAAACATTTAAACTTAACAGTCGAAGAAATAGCACCAACTCGTGATTTCTTGTTAGATTATTTTGATTTTGAGATGAAAACTGAACAAGGCAGCAATCCAGAAGTTTTAGTGAGTCCAGAAGGCTTTATTTTAACGTTAATGCAAGGAAAAGATGTAACGTATCCTAAAACTTTCCATATTGGTTTCCCTCAACCTGACACGTCAGATGTAGATCGCATCCATGAACGTATAAAAGCAGATGGTTTTAAAGTACCGTCACCTAAACAAACACCTCATGGCTATACGTTTTACGTTAAAACGCCTGGTAATTTTATGATTGAAGTATTATCACATTAA
- the yycF gene encoding response regulator YycF: MARKVVVVDDEKPIADILEFNLKKEGYEVYCAYDGNDAVDLIYDEEPDIVLLDIMLPGRDGMEVCREVRKKFEMPIIMLTAKDSEIDKVLGLELGADDYVTKPFSTRELIARVKANLRRHYSQPAQEVNDETNEIAIKDITIYPDAYSIKKRGEDIELTHREFELFHYLSKHMGQVMTREHLLQTVWGYDYFGDVRTVDVTIRRLREKIEDDPSHPEYIVTRRGVGYFLQQHE; this comes from the coding sequence ATGGCTAGAAAAGTTGTTGTAGTCGATGATGAAAAACCAATTGCTGATATTCTAGAATTCAACTTAAAAAAAGAAGGATACGAAGTATATTGCGCTTACGATGGTAATGATGCAGTAGACTTAATATATGATGAAGAACCAGATATTGTACTATTAGACATTATGTTACCAGGTCGTGATGGCATGGAAGTTTGTCGTGAAGTACGTAAAAAATTCGAAATGCCAATCATTATGTTAACTGCGAAAGACTCTGAAATTGATAAAGTTTTAGGTTTAGAGTTAGGTGCAGATGACTATGTGACGAAACCATTTAGTACACGTGAATTAATTGCACGTGTGAAAGCAAACTTACGTCGTCATTATTCACAACCTGCACAAGAGGTAAATGATGAAACAAATGAAATTGCTATCAAGGATATTACGATTTATCCAGATGCATATTCCATTAAAAAACGCGGTGAAGACATCGAGTTAACACACCGTGAATTTGAATTATTCCATTATTTATCAAAACATATGGGTCAAGTAATGACACGTGAACATTTATTACAAACTGTTTGGGGCTATGACTATTTTGGTGACGTACGTACAGTAGACGTAACAATCCGTCGTTTACGTGAAAAAATTGAGGACGATCCATCACATCCAGAGTACATTGTGACACGTCGTGGCGTTGGATATTTCCTCCAACAACACGAATAG
- a CDS encoding YycH family regulatory protein, whose protein sequence is MRSKELFKTIILSLLVLMSAVLTYMTWNFSPDLANVNSHDSKDKHTNTIGKTLKGGMSQAITPYQIIHSNGDETEGMGATKNNVKTLIKPLKDQKVTHSERMHSQHNLIIPDLSNNFVVLDFTYQMPLATYLGQVLNINAKVPNHFNFNRLLIDKDHNGKLKLYAISKDRHDVVRMTTTAKSSKMIQALAESDKAMRPYSDIITNKDTIDKATHIFAPEKPKKLKTYRTIYNRISVDAMNSILFNDSVVVRSATSGTTTYNNNTGVANYNDQSEKYRYTNLSEDEDKSKNMKETIPSTFNYINGHGGFTDDFRLFSTDNDTGELTYQLFLNGRPTFNTDNLNQIKVAWGKKGIFGYARALLKTNVTIDSGGDSEISLPGAEEVRASLANNPQLDFEKVTNIALGYTMNDKPDNKDIEIQHNSEFKPQWYVEYNGKWHPYSKDGGLE, encoded by the coding sequence ATGCGGAGTAAAGAGTTATTTAAAACAATCATCCTGTCGCTACTTGTCCTAATGAGTGCCGTACTAACATATATGACATGGAACTTTTCACCAGATTTAGCTAACGTGAATAGTCACGATAGTAAAGATAAGCATACGAATACGATTGGTAAGACTTTAAAAGGCGGCATGTCACAAGCGATTACGCCATACCAAATTATCCATTCCAACGGAGATGAAACGGAAGGTATGGGTGCAACGAAAAATAACGTGAAAACTTTGATTAAACCGTTGAAAGACCAAAAAGTAACACATTCTGAACGTATGCACAGTCAGCATAATTTAATTATTCCTGATTTAAGCAATAACTTTGTCGTTCTTGATTTTACGTATCAAATGCCATTAGCAACATATTTAGGTCAAGTCTTAAATATTAACGCGAAAGTACCCAATCATTTTAATTTCAACCGGTTACTGATTGATAAGGATCATAATGGTAAATTAAAATTATATGCGATTAGTAAAGATAGACACGACGTCGTGCGTATGACAACGACGGCCAAAAGCTCTAAGATGATACAGGCGCTAGCAGAGAGTGACAAGGCGATGCGACCATACTCAGACATCATCACGAATAAAGACACTATCGATAAAGCTACGCATATCTTTGCGCCAGAAAAGCCTAAGAAATTAAAAACGTATCGTACGATTTACAATCGTATCAGTGTAGATGCGATGAACTCTATTTTATTTAATGATTCTGTCGTCGTACGAAGCGCTACCAGCGGCACGACAACTTACAACAACAACACGGGTGTAGCTAACTATAATGATCAATCAGAAAAGTACCGTTACACGAACTTGTCTGAAGATGAAGACAAGTCGAAAAACATGAAAGAAACGATACCGAGTACATTTAATTATATAAATGGTCATGGTGGTTTTACTGATGACTTTAGATTGTTCAGTACCGACAACGACACTGGAGAATTAACATACCAATTATTCTTAAATGGACGTCCAACGTTTAACACAGATAATTTAAACCAAATAAAAGTAGCTTGGGGTAAAAAAGGTATATTCGGTTATGCAAGAGCGTTATTAAAAACGAACGTTACAATTGATAGTGGTGGCGATAGTGAGATTTCACTTCCAGGTGCCGAAGAAGTTCGTGCTTCTTTAGCTAATAATCCACAACTTGATTTTGAAAAAGTAACGAATATCGCGCTCGGTTATACGATGAACGATAAACCAGATAATAAAGACATCGAAATTCAACATAATAGTGAGTTTAAACCACAATGGTATGTTGAATATAACGGCAAATGGCATCCATACTCTAAAGATGGGGGGCTAGAATAA
- the walK gene encoding cell wall metabolism sensor histidine kinase WalK, with product MKWLKHFQSLHTKLVIVYVLLIVIGMQIIGLYFTNSLEKELTQTFKNNISQYAKQIEINIEKVYDDDDSVNAQKEVQNLLNEYANRQEIGEIRFIDKDQIIMATSKQSTRSLINQKVNDNSIQKALSLGEANSHTMLKDYGNGKQRMWVYNLPVKTSKGTIGVIYIEADINDVYNQLNSINQIFIIGTGISLLITVILGFFIARTITKPITDMRNQTVEMSKGNYTQRVKIYGNDEIGELALAFNNLSKRVQEAQANTESEKRRLDSVITHMSDGIIATDRRGRIRIVNDMALKMIGTTKEDIIGYFMLNVLGLEEDFSLDEIQESNDSFLLDINEAEGIIARVNFSTIVQETGFVTGYIAVLHDVTEQQQVERERREFVANVSHELRTPLTSMNSYIEALEEGAWKDDDLAPQFLNVTREETERMIRLVNDLLQLSKMDNESDQITKEIVDFNMYINKIINRHEMAAKDTSFVREIPNETIFTEIDPDKMTQVFDNVITNAMKYSRGDKRVEFHVKQNALYNRMTIRIKDNGIGIPINKVDKIFDRFYRVDKARTRKMGGTGLGLAISKEIVEAHNGRIWANSVEGQGTSIFITLPCEVIEDGDWDAE from the coding sequence ATGAAGTGGCTGAAACATTTTCAATCCTTACACACGAAGCTTGTTATTGTCTATGTATTGTTAATCGTTATCGGTATGCAAATCATCGGTTTGTATTTTACCAATAGTCTAGAAAAAGAGTTAACACAAACATTTAAAAATAATATTTCACAATATGCAAAACAAATCGAAATTAATATAGAAAAAGTCTACGATGATGATGATTCTGTCAATGCACAGAAAGAAGTCCAAAACTTATTAAATGAGTATGCCAACCGTCAAGAAATCGGAGAAATTCGGTTCATTGATAAGGATCAAATCATTATGGCTACTTCTAAGCAGTCTACCCGTAGTCTAATAAATCAAAAAGTGAATGACAACTCTATTCAAAAAGCGTTATCCCTCGGTGAAGCAAACAGCCATACCATGTTGAAAGACTATGGAAATGGTAAGCAACGTATGTGGGTGTACAATTTACCGGTAAAAACGTCTAAAGGCACGATCGGTGTCATTTACATAGAAGCAGACATTAACGACGTTTATAATCAATTAAATAGTATTAACCAAATCTTTATCATTGGTACAGGTATTTCATTGTTAATTACGGTTATTCTTGGTTTCTTTATTGCGCGAACAATTACGAAACCTATTACAGATATGCGTAACCAAACAGTAGAGATGTCCAAAGGTAACTATACACAACGTGTGAAAATATACGGTAATGACGAAATCGGCGAGCTCGCCTTAGCGTTTAATAATTTATCTAAGCGAGTACAAGAAGCTCAGGCGAATACCGAAAGTGAAAAACGGCGACTGGACTCCGTTATTACGCACATGAGTGATGGTATTATTGCCACTGATAGACGTGGTCGTATACGTATCGTCAATGACATGGCATTAAAAATGATAGGTACGACTAAAGAAGATATTATAGGTTACTTTATGTTGAACGTTTTAGGGTTAGAAGAAGACTTTTCACTCGACGAAATTCAAGAAAGTAACGATAGCTTCTTATTAGATATTAATGAAGCGGAGGGTATTATTGCCCGAGTGAACTTCAGTACGATTGTACAAGAGACTGGTTTCGTGACAGGTTACATTGCCGTTCTTCATGATGTTACCGAACAACAACAAGTTGAACGTGAACGTCGCGAATTCGTAGCTAATGTTTCTCACGAACTACGTACACCATTAACTTCTATGAACAGTTATATCGAAGCGTTAGAAGAAGGTGCATGGAAAGATGATGATCTCGCACCACAATTCTTAAACGTAACAAGAGAAGAAACAGAACGTATGATTCGACTCGTTAACGACTTGTTACAACTGTCTAAAATGGACAACGAATCAGATCAAATTACGAAAGAAATCGTCGACTTTAACATGTATATTAATAAGATTATTAATCGACATGAGATGGCAGCAAAAGATACTTCATTTGTACGTGAAATTCCAAATGAAACAATCTTTACTGAAATCGATCCAGATAAGATGACACAAGTTTTCGATAACGTTATTACTAACGCAATGAAATATTCTCGTGGTGATAAACGCGTCGAGTTCCACGTGAAACAAAACGCACTTTATAATCGTATGACGATTCGCATTAAAGATAATGGTATCGGTATTCCTATCAATAAAGTAGATAAAATTTTTGACCGTTTCTATCGTGTAGACAAAGCACGTACACGTAAAATGGGTGGTACAGGTTTAGGTCTTGCGATTTCAAAAGAAATTGTCGAGGCACATAATGGTCGTATATGGGCTAACAGTGTTGAAGGCCAAGGTACGTCAATCTTTATAACACTTCCTTGTGAAGTAATCGAAGATGGTGATTGGGATGCGGAGTAA